Proteins found in one uncultured Desulfuromonas sp. genomic segment:
- a CDS encoding pilus assembly protein PilP has product MMRLLTLVLAFALAFSLTGCGDEKTTQKVKKVTPKIAAKKNKAKDEKKPQEKKNVKIYKYNAKGRRDPFASLLKIREPLNDDAEPETPLQRFGLKELQLIAIVLGRNEPRAMVVAPDKKAYTLVAGVKVGRNRGHVVEITENEVVVEERYRDFSGTLRTELKEITLPQREGE; this is encoded by the coding sequence ATGATGAGATTACTCACACTGGTTCTGGCTTTCGCTCTTGCATTTAGCCTAACGGGTTGTGGAGATGAAAAAACTACCCAAAAAGTAAAAAAAGTAACTCCTAAAATCGCTGCTAAAAAAAATAAAGCCAAAGATGAAAAAAAGCCTCAAGAGAAAAAAAATGTAAAGATATATAAATATAATGCTAAAGGGCGTCGAGATCCTTTTGCGTCTTTACTCAAGATACGTGAACCTTTAAATGATGATGCTGAACCAGAAACTCCATTACAACGTTTTGGGCTGAAAGAGTTACAATTAATTGCCATAGTGTTAGGACGAAATGAACCTAGAGCCATGGTTGTTGCTCCTGATAAAAAAGCTTATACGTTGGTTGCTGGAGTAAAGGTCGGCCGTAATCGTGGTCATGTTGTTGAAATTACAGAAAATGAAGTTGTTGTCGAGGAACGATATCGTGATTTCTCCGGTACACTGCGCACCGAGTTGAAAGAAATTACACTTCCTCAACGAGAAGGGGAATAG
- a CDS encoding type 4a pilus biogenesis protein PilO — MDPRVEKVLKMPLYQRVLLLLLILGVIAGGYAYFLYVPAQKELAKQQKNNKKVLVELQEKRRIANNLPRFKAEYEKMKKQLDLALNELPNESEIPNLLTSVAGLARDNGLEVVEFKPGKERTKGFYAEVPVSLKLKGNYHEMALFCEAVSNLARIVNVNNLNLGKPQMKDGITQLTISNTVVTYRFIENPPAQKKNKGGRK, encoded by the coding sequence ATGGATCCACGAGTTGAAAAAGTTCTTAAAATGCCTCTCTATCAGCGTGTATTACTGTTGTTGCTGATCTTGGGTGTAATTGCTGGCGGATATGCGTATTTTCTTTATGTGCCTGCTCAGAAAGAACTTGCTAAACAGCAGAAGAATAATAAAAAAGTTCTCGTTGAGCTGCAGGAAAAACGTCGTATCGCCAATAACCTCCCAAGGTTTAAGGCTGAATATGAAAAGATGAAAAAACAGCTTGATTTGGCCCTGAATGAATTGCCGAATGAAAGTGAAATACCCAACTTATTGACTAGTGTTGCGGGTTTGGCTCGAGATAATGGCCTTGAAGTTGTGGAATTTAAGCCAGGCAAAGAACGAACAAAGGGATTTTATGCGGAGGTGCCTGTTTCGCTGAAGCTTAAAGGGAATTATCATGAGATGGCCCTTTTTTGTGAGGCAGTATCGAATCTAGCTCGTATTGTTAATGTCAATAATTTGAACTTAGGCAAGCCTCAAATGAAGGATGGCATCACGCAACTCACAATTTCCAATACTGTGGTGACCTATCGTTTCATTGAGAATCCTCCGGCTCAAAAAAAGAATAAAGGGGGGAGGAAATGA
- a CDS encoding PilN domain-containing protein — protein MIRINLLPVKAAQKKEQLRNQFVVAGVALAIIIVGCVVMQMSIQSDIDTVKSQIRKNKAEIKSLQKKIGEVNKFKALQEELKNKLDVLEALKKAKSGPVHIMDDLITALPDNLWVTDFKENGGNITLKGVGLSEDDVADFMTNLDASAYYKNVRLKVTKQKTSGGLRLQNFELSCKVEQPSSGVKK, from the coding sequence ATGATCCGTATAAATCTGCTTCCGGTAAAAGCAGCCCAAAAAAAAGAGCAGTTACGTAATCAGTTTGTTGTTGCGGGCGTTGCACTTGCTATCATCATTGTCGGATGCGTGGTTATGCAAATGTCGATTCAATCTGATATCGACACGGTTAAGTCTCAGATAAGAAAAAATAAGGCTGAGATAAAAAGCCTGCAAAAAAAGATTGGTGAAGTAAATAAATTCAAAGCACTTCAGGAAGAATTGAAAAATAAACTTGATGTTCTTGAAGCTTTGAAAAAGGCGAAGTCTGGCCCTGTTCATATTATGGATGATTTGATCACGGCTTTGCCGGACAATTTATGGGTTACTGATTTTAAAGAGAATGGTGGCAATATAACTTTAAAGGGGGTTGGCTTAAGTGAAGATGATGTTGCCGATTTCATGACAAATCTTGACGCTTCTGCATATTATAAAAATGTTCGTTTAAAGGTGACGAAACAAAAAACATCTGGCGGATTAAGACTCCAAAATTTTGAATTGTCATGCAAGGTTGAGCAGCCTTCTTCAGGGGTGAAAAAATAG
- the pilM gene encoding type IV pilus assembly protein PilM, whose protein sequence is MFGSKKDIVGIDIGASAVKLVQLHEGKSGFHLLRLDREPLPPEAVVDSSIMDSSAVVMAIRDLMTRNHIKAADVATSVSGHSVIIRKISLALMTEDELENSIQWEAEQYIPFEMSEVFLDYHILGPDPNDQGQMEVILIAAKKDFVDEYVAVFKESGLNPVIVDVDCFSIENIYCSVYDDESANVVALIDMGASGIQVNVLKNSVSVFTREIQLGGNSYNEELQKRFGINSEDAESLKLGADSLSMDGEAVQDALQNVTNNLVQEIRRSLDFFSATFADERVEKVYITGGVSLITNIVPSLSEGLDVAVEILDPFSRMTVNEKDFDLDYVKSVAPFFSVAAGLATRKLGDKL, encoded by the coding sequence ATGTTTGGATCAAAGAAAGATATTGTCGGTATTGATATCGGGGCCAGTGCAGTCAAGCTGGTGCAGCTTCATGAAGGTAAGTCCGGATTCCATCTGTTGCGATTGGATCGTGAGCCTTTGCCACCCGAGGCGGTTGTTGATAGTTCAATTATGGACTCAAGTGCTGTTGTTATGGCAATTCGCGATTTGATGACACGCAATCATATTAAGGCTGCAGATGTGGCGACATCTGTGTCAGGGCATTCAGTCATTATTCGCAAAATTTCACTGGCTTTGATGACTGAAGACGAACTGGAAAACTCGATTCAGTGGGAAGCGGAACAGTATATCCCATTTGAAATGTCAGAGGTTTTTCTTGATTATCATATTTTAGGACCCGATCCAAATGATCAAGGGCAGATGGAAGTTATACTGATCGCTGCCAAAAAAGACTTTGTTGATGAATATGTAGCAGTTTTCAAGGAAAGCGGTCTTAATCCTGTCATTGTTGATGTGGATTGTTTCTCAATTGAAAATATCTATTGCTCTGTTTATGACGATGAGTCTGCGAATGTTGTTGCACTGATTGACATGGGTGCTAGTGGGATTCAGGTTAATGTTTTGAAAAACAGTGTTTCTGTTTTTACCCGCGAAATTCAGCTGGGAGGCAATAGCTATAACGAGGAGTTGCAAAAACGTTTTGGTATCAACAGTGAAGATGCCGAATCCCTTAAGTTGGGTGCAGATTCATTGAGTATGGATGGTGAGGCGGTTCAGGATGCGCTCCAGAATGTTACGAACAACCTGGTTCAAGAAATTCGTCGATCTTTGGATTTCTTTTCCGCGACCTTTGCGGATGAACGTGTTGAAAAGGTGTATATAACAGGCGGTGTTTCCTTAATTACGAATATCGTCCCTTCGTTGTCTGAGGGGTTGGATGTTGCGGTAGAAATTTTGGATCCTTTCAGCCGCATGACGGTCAATGAAAAAGATTTTGATCTTGATTATGTGAAATCAGTTGCCCCATTCTTTTCTGTCGCTGCCGGATTGGCAACGCGTAAGTTGGGAGATAAGTTATGA
- a CDS encoding prepilin peptidase — translation MFVWVFILGAVIGSFLNVCIYRIPLGQSVVFPPSHCFNCDNRLRWHHNIPILSFVFLRGRCGFCGASFSWRYPGVEALNGALYCLVFYYARFSLVTLVLFLFVSALVVVTFIDYDHQIIPDVITLPGIPIGFICSFAIPWVGWQDSLIGILVGGGSLFAIAFLYEFFTKKEGMGGGDIKLLAMIGAFCGWRVILPVVFLSSLLGSLVGIPVMLLQKGDSKMALPFGPFLVAGTLIYLFWGEVLVRWYFNLFVI, via the coding sequence GTGTTTGTTTGGGTTTTTATTCTGGGGGCCGTAATAGGTTCTTTTCTAAATGTCTGCATTTATCGCATTCCGTTGGGGCAATCTGTTGTTTTTCCTCCTTCACACTGTTTTAACTGTGATAACCGGCTTCGTTGGCACCATAATATTCCCATATTGAGTTTTGTTTTTTTGCGTGGACGCTGTGGTTTTTGTGGTGCTTCGTTTAGTTGGCGCTACCCTGGTGTCGAAGCTCTTAATGGGGCACTTTATTGTCTGGTTTTTTACTACGCGCGCTTTTCCTTGGTGACTTTGGTTCTTTTTCTGTTTGTTTCGGCACTTGTTGTTGTTACGTTTATTGATTATGACCATCAGATTATTCCTGATGTAATTACTTTGCCTGGTATCCCGATCGGCTTTATCTGCTCTTTTGCCATTCCCTGGGTCGGTTGGCAGGATTCGTTGATCGGGATTCTTGTTGGTGGGGGGAGTCTTTTTGCTATTGCCTTTCTGTATGAATTTTTTACTAAAAAAGAGGGGATGGGCGGAGGTGACATTAAACTATTGGCAATGATTGGCGCTTTTTGTGGTTGGCGTGTCATTCTTCCGGTGGTTTTCTTAAGTTCACTGCTGGGCTCACTGGTGGGTATTCCAGTGATGCTGTTACAAAAAGGAGATTCAAAAATGGCACTACCCTTTGGGCCTTTCCTTGTTGCAGGAACGTTGATTTATTTATTTTGGGGGGAAGTTCTTGTGCGGTGGTATTTTAATTTATTTGTCATTTAA
- a CDS encoding glycosyltransferase family 9 protein: protein MNRISFLKKLDGVVGPFLSRLFPVTSSVGSLLRDVQRILIIRPGGIGDAVLLVPTILALKKAWPQADIDVLAEKRNVGVFALCPHLAQVYVYDSFCDWPKFCFKKYDLIVDTEQWHYLSALIARLIRAHWRCGFATNSRKRLFSHVVCYSHRDYEAHSFFHLLDVLNVPHPASPEIPYLEVSPEDRHVVDEFLTQVSQPFVTLFPGASIPERRWPVERFRQIANFCREEGYGVVVVGGHQDRQAASRVLSDGAGLNLAGELTLAQSTAVLARSDLLLSGDSGVLHLAVGIGCKTVSLFGPGIAKKWAPTGQGHNVVNLQLPCSPCTRFGTTPSCPDQAKCIQGITVDMVKDEVVSLLIRG, encoded by the coding sequence TTGAACCGAATTAGTTTCCTTAAAAAGCTGGATGGTGTCGTTGGTCCGTTCTTATCCCGCCTTTTTCCTGTGACATCATCTGTTGGATCCCTTTTGCGGGATGTACAGCGTATCCTGATTATCCGCCCTGGAGGAATCGGCGATGCGGTTTTGCTGGTGCCGACAATTCTGGCTTTGAAAAAAGCTTGGCCTCAAGCTGATATAGACGTTTTGGCTGAGAAGCGCAATGTTGGGGTGTTTGCTCTTTGTCCACACCTTGCACAGGTCTATGTTTACGACAGTTTTTGCGATTGGCCGAAATTTTGCTTTAAAAAATATGATCTAATTGTCGATACGGAGCAATGGCATTATTTGTCAGCTCTTATTGCTCGGCTAATACGAGCACATTGGCGCTGCGGTTTTGCGACGAATTCTCGTAAGAGACTGTTTTCACATGTTGTTTGTTATTCACATAGGGATTACGAAGCCCACAGTTTTTTTCATCTCTTAGATGTGTTGAATGTGCCACACCCTGCCTCTCCTGAAATCCCCTATCTGGAGGTCAGTCCGGAAGATCGGCACGTTGTTGACGAATTTTTGACTCAGGTATCTCAGCCGTTTGTGACGTTGTTCCCGGGGGCCAGTATCCCTGAACGGCGTTGGCCGGTGGAGCGATTCCGTCAAATTGCAAACTTTTGTCGTGAAGAGGGTTACGGGGTGGTTGTGGTTGGGGGACATCAGGACCGTCAAGCCGCCTCGCGGGTTTTGTCTGATGGCGCAGGGCTGAATCTGGCTGGGGAGTTGACGTTGGCACAAAGTACAGCTGTTTTAGCACGCAGTGACTTGCTCCTTAGTGGCGATTCCGGGGTGCTGCATCTTGCTGTTGGAATTGGTTGCAAAACCGTTTCCTTGTTTGGTCCCGGCATTGCGAAGAAATGGGCGCCAACGGGGCAGGGTCATAACGTCGTGAATTTGCAGCTACCGTGTTCACCCTGCACACGTTTCGGCACGACTCCATCCTGTCCTGATCAGGCGAAGTGCATTCAGGGGATTACTGTCGATATGGTTAAGGATGAAGTTGTTTCATTACTGATACGGGGTTGA
- a CDS encoding MBL fold metallo-hydrolase, translating to MLRHDMDDLCQKKDRTLSYPEVLFHGATSGVTGSCHEMRLADDFGILIDCGLFQGSEGKKQEIDFPVDHITALIVTHVHIDHVGRIPYLLAAGFSGPIYCSIASARLLPLVLEDALEVSFTHNRRLIELFIARIARQLVAVDYGKWHSIDGGKHQLRFKLKPAGHILGSAYVECDVQGQRFVFSGDLGAPYSPLLPAPRSPYRADVLVLESTYGDRLHQGRKTRMERLHQIILRALENRGAILIPAFSIGRTQELLYELETLIYRHQNEMVADGLPWDDLEIILDSPLAVRFTEVYEQLEECWDAEAGRRVAQGRQPLLFSQLTIIDSHENHRHAVEYIQKKARPCIVIAASGMCAGGRILDWLKALLGDVRTDVMFVGYQARGTPGWTIQKYGQQHGYVEIDNKRYTIDAEVHTLSGYSAHADQRNLLDFVKRMRRGPEKVYLVHGDDEAKTALKKQLETLLPLSNVVVP from the coding sequence ATGCTCAGGCACGATATGGATGACCTCTGCCAAAAAAAAGATCGGACTTTGTCTTATCCTGAGGTTCTTTTTCATGGTGCAACATCTGGGGTTACCGGGTCCTGTCATGAAATGCGATTGGCTGATGATTTTGGTATTTTAATTGATTGTGGACTTTTCCAGGGAAGTGAAGGGAAAAAGCAAGAGATTGATTTTCCTGTGGATCACATCACAGCCCTGATTGTTACCCACGTCCATATTGACCATGTTGGTCGTATTCCTTATCTTCTGGCTGCAGGATTTTCCGGGCCGATCTATTGCTCTATTGCTTCAGCCAGATTATTACCGCTGGTTTTGGAAGATGCCCTTGAGGTCAGTTTTACCCACAATCGCCGCTTGATTGAGCTGTTTATTGCTAGAATTGCGCGTCAGCTTGTAGCGGTCGATTACGGAAAATGGCATTCCATTGACGGGGGAAAGCATCAACTGCGCTTTAAACTGAAACCTGCCGGTCATATTTTAGGCTCAGCTTATGTCGAGTGCGATGTGCAGGGACAGCGTTTTGTTTTTTCCGGCGACCTCGGTGCGCCTTATTCACCTTTACTACCTGCGCCGCGTTCACCTTATCGTGCGGATGTTTTAGTGCTCGAAAGCACCTATGGGGATCGTCTCCATCAGGGGCGCAAGACCCGTATGGAACGATTACATCAGATTATTTTGCGGGCTCTGGAAAATCGTGGTGCCATCCTGATTCCGGCCTTTAGTATTGGACGTACTCAAGAGCTCCTTTATGAGCTTGAAACCTTGATCTATCGCCATCAAAACGAGATGGTCGCGGATGGTTTACCGTGGGATGATCTTGAAATTATCCTTGATTCACCCTTGGCCGTTCGTTTTACCGAAGTCTATGAACAACTTGAAGAGTGCTGGGATGCCGAGGCCGGTCGCCGAGTTGCACAGGGGCGCCAGCCTCTTTTATTTTCGCAGCTAACGATTATCGACAGTCATGAAAACCATCGTCATGCAGTCGAATATATCCAGAAAAAAGCCCGGCCCTGTATTGTCATTGCTGCCAGTGGGATGTGTGCTGGAGGCCGTATCCTTGACTGGCTGAAGGCATTGCTTGGTGACGTCCGTACGGATGTCATGTTTGTCGGCTACCAAGCGCGGGGAACGCCGGGGTGGACGATTCAAAAATATGGTCAGCAGCATGGATATGTTGAGATCGACAATAAGCGTTACACTATTGACGCTGAAGTCCATACGTTAAGCGGCTATTCGGCTCATGCGGATCAGCGCAATCTGCTCGACTTTGTTAAAAGGATGCGGCGAGGGCCGGAAAAAGTCTATTTGGTCCATGGTGATGATGAGGCTAAAACGGCCCTGAAAAAGCAATTGGAAACTCTGCTGCCGCTGTCGAATGTCGTTGTTCCGTAA
- a CDS encoding glycosyltransferase family A protein — protein sequence MLETFKRSILHGAYRLAPFDVRGDAWSVVQPTEKIVFSCVINFYGRLDLLGGILHSLSQQDYPRDSFEVVLVEDQGGTAEGKSFCESFSDRLNIIYTPLDKNFSHMGYSRNFALARARGQFVLFLDDDTVLLQSDFLSLLVQGFERHPEGDALLPLGKAAFCQWPDKYDFHDPHFPTSRCTAYRRQVLEELGGFMSEFVGQEDVEFVLRFTLMGKKAVAFPCLEYFHPPLLVPNLKKPAAVGVSFSRLRGRYSTLMLWLAGLNCARHAPLLLSPKRYQREMGRFGCGFLLGFLKGWFRPDAQARYG from the coding sequence GTGCTGGAGACGTTTAAGAGAAGTATTTTGCACGGTGCTTACCGCCTAGCTCCCTTTGATGTACGCGGCGATGCCTGGAGTGTTGTTCAGCCGACAGAGAAGATTGTTTTTAGTTGCGTGATCAATTTTTATGGCCGTCTGGATTTGCTTGGTGGCATCCTGCATTCCTTGTCGCAACAGGATTATCCCCGAGATTCATTTGAGGTTGTGTTGGTGGAGGACCAGGGGGGGACTGCTGAAGGAAAAAGTTTTTGTGAGTCTTTTTCGGATCGTCTAAATATTATTTACACTCCTTTGGATAAAAATTTCAGCCACATGGGTTATTCGCGCAATTTTGCTTTAGCTCGTGCTCGGGGACAGTTCGTTTTATTTCTGGATGACGATACGGTTCTTTTGCAGTCTGATTTTCTCTCCCTTCTTGTGCAGGGTTTTGAGCGTCATCCCGAGGGAGATGCCTTATTGCCTTTGGGAAAAGCTGCCTTTTGCCAATGGCCTGATAAATATGATTTTCATGATCCTCATTTTCCGACAAGCCGTTGTACTGCCTACCGAAGGCAGGTCCTGGAAGAACTTGGCGGTTTTATGAGTGAGTTTGTCGGCCAAGAAGATGTCGAGTTTGTCTTACGTTTTACGTTGATGGGGAAAAAGGCTGTGGCGTTTCCTTGTCTTGAATATTTTCATCCACCATTGTTGGTCCCAAATTTGAAGAAACCTGCAGCTGTGGGGGTATCATTCTCTCGATTGCGAGGGAGGTACTCAACGTTAATGCTGTGGCTAGCTGGATTAAATTGTGCTCGGCATGCACCTTTGCTTTTGTCCCCCAAACGTTATCAGCGTGAGATGGGGCGGTTTGGTTGTGGGTTCTTACTGGGATTTTTAAAAGGATGGTTTCGCCCTGATGCTCAGGCACGATATGGATGA
- a CDS encoding FAD-dependent oxidoreductase — protein sequence MKNLILGAGPTGLGAAYRLKCGKCHDFDVFERNPYVGGLSASFVDGAGFTWDVGGHVLFSHFETFDRAVDQALAGKFFEHMRECWVRMQNVWVPYPFQNNVRYLPEEALERCLDGLKNLQGEPGKTANFKEWMAAVFGDGIVRYFMEPYNFKVWATPAELMSKDWIAERVSVVDLERIERNIRENRDDVSWGPNNTFKFPLRGGTGSIYSAIAAKVKDRIHLEHHLERVDLKNKQLFFSNGKSALYDNLISTIPLDQFIEKCIDVPETVHMAAGKLVHNGVYVVGIGFKGKRNDSKCWMYFPEENCPFYRVTNFHNYSPNNVPCDGGDSYFSLMCETSFSSYKPVDKDTIIEQTIAGLVNSGMIDEMDRSNIVSRYLIEVPYAYPVPTIDRDDALKVIQAFLESCGVYSRGRFGAWRYEIGNMDHSFMQGVEIVDRLIDGCQEQVFYTA from the coding sequence GTGAAGAATCTTATTTTAGGTGCGGGACCGACAGGGCTTGGCGCAGCATATCGTTTAAAGTGTGGAAAATGTCATGATTTCGACGTCTTCGAGCGCAATCCTTACGTCGGTGGACTTTCTGCGTCTTTTGTCGATGGGGCTGGTTTTACATGGGATGTCGGCGGGCATGTTCTGTTTTCACATTTTGAAACGTTTGATCGCGCTGTTGACCAGGCATTAGCTGGAAAATTTTTCGAGCACATGAGGGAGTGCTGGGTACGAATGCAGAATGTTTGGGTTCCGTATCCTTTTCAAAATAATGTCCGTTACCTACCGGAGGAGGCTCTTGAGCGTTGTCTGGATGGTTTAAAAAATCTGCAAGGTGAACCTGGTAAAACTGCGAATTTTAAAGAATGGATGGCGGCCGTTTTTGGCGATGGAATCGTCAGATACTTTATGGAACCGTACAACTTTAAAGTTTGGGCGACTCCTGCAGAATTGATGAGCAAGGATTGGATCGCTGAACGGGTCAGTGTGGTTGATCTTGAACGGATAGAACGCAATATTCGTGAAAATCGTGACGATGTTTCTTGGGGGCCTAACAACACCTTTAAATTCCCTTTGCGGGGTGGCACCGGGTCCATTTATAGCGCGATTGCTGCTAAGGTAAAAGACAGAATTCATCTTGAACATCATCTTGAGAGAGTTGATCTGAAAAATAAACAATTGTTTTTTTCCAACGGAAAATCCGCTTTATACGATAATCTGATATCAACGATTCCGCTCGACCAGTTTATTGAAAAGTGTATTGATGTTCCTGAGACGGTTCATATGGCAGCTGGGAAACTGGTTCATAATGGTGTTTACGTTGTCGGAATCGGTTTTAAAGGGAAACGAAACGATTCGAAGTGTTGGATGTATTTTCCTGAAGAGAATTGTCCTTTTTATCGCGTGACCAATTTTCATAACTATTCACCAAATAACGTTCCTTGTGACGGTGGTGACAGCTATTTCTCCTTGATGTGTGAAACCAGTTTTTCGTCTTATAAGCCTGTTGATAAAGACACGATTATTGAACAGACGATAGCAGGTTTGGTCAACAGTGGCATGATTGATGAGATGGATCGCTCTAACATTGTCAGTCGCTATCTGATTGAGGTCCCATATGCCTATCCGGTGCCGACAATTGATCGTGATGACGCTCTTAAGGTTATTCAAGCCTTTTTAGAGTCTTGTGGTGTTTACTCTCGGGGTCGTTTTGGTGCATGGCGGTATGAAATAGGGAATATGGATCACTCTTTTATGCAGGGTGTTGAAATTGTTGATCGTCTGATTGACGGCTGCCAAGAACAGGTGTTTTACACTGCTTGA
- a CDS encoding glycosyltransferase family 2 protein translates to MQPKVTIVIVNWNKKDDVLTLLDSVSKVDYDNYQVVVIDNASTDDSVAAIRSQPLPVSLIENKENLGGTGGFNTGLKYALETLSQDYIWLLDNDAIVVPTALKTLVEVMEEDFSIALAGSKILNVLHPEKVVETGAKIHWASGNVAPLNQNCDDSKELNGLYDVDYVAICSALVRESALRKVGLMDQRYFLLWDDMDWGATFKHKGYRVVAVGASTVHHAAFTEKRSMVVDYYYGVRNPLLTMAKHSRGGERIKAFLGIMRRALYLGSLFAVTGRWEYAKLPGKAFWDFLTSHWGMFSGSSPISVVGGNTKVDFRGKSLLVLPLGADAEIFEMVSSIRKETDNSVALTLLIPSARQHLFQRVPVDDVLLVDSTNQNIIGETISIFFKLYNKSFDFAVAANNERITPFSFAVPKTYFFNRAGATWSDLKEGRMNLWKPAFAFLVGELLVWILLPFILWKASQYKNQQENA, encoded by the coding sequence ATGCAACCAAAAGTTACAATTGTCATCGTTAACTGGAATAAAAAAGACGATGTGTTGACGTTATTGGATTCCGTCTCAAAAGTCGATTATGACAATTACCAGGTTGTTGTCATTGACAATGCATCGACAGATGACTCCGTTGCCGCTATCAGGAGTCAGCCGTTACCAGTCAGTCTTATTGAAAATAAAGAAAATCTCGGTGGTACAGGCGGTTTTAATACGGGGTTGAAGTATGCGTTAGAGACTCTTTCTCAGGATTATATTTGGCTGCTTGACAATGACGCCATTGTCGTCCCGACTGCGCTTAAAACTTTAGTTGAAGTGATGGAAGAAGATTTTTCGATTGCCTTGGCAGGGTCCAAAATACTGAACGTTCTTCACCCTGAAAAGGTTGTAGAAACTGGTGCAAAAATTCATTGGGCTTCAGGGAATGTTGCCCCATTGAATCAAAACTGTGATGATTCAAAAGAGCTTAACGGTCTCTATGATGTTGATTATGTAGCCATCTGTTCGGCTTTAGTGCGAGAGTCTGCTTTAAGGAAGGTTGGTCTCATGGACCAAAGGTATTTCCTGCTTTGGGATGATATGGATTGGGGGGCGACTTTTAAACATAAAGGGTATCGTGTTGTTGCGGTAGGTGCGTCAACTGTACACCATGCCGCTTTTACTGAAAAACGCAGTATGGTTGTAGATTACTATTATGGGGTGCGCAATCCTTTGCTGACGATGGCTAAACACTCTAGAGGGGGAGAGAGAATAAAGGCTTTTTTGGGAATTATGCGCCGTGCTCTTTATTTGGGATCGCTGTTTGCTGTAACCGGCCGCTGGGAATATGCAAAATTACCTGGTAAAGCTTTTTGGGATTTTTTAACGAGCCACTGGGGAATGTTTTCAGGTTCTTCTCCTATCTCGGTTGTTGGTGGCAATACTAAGGTAGACTTTCGCGGAAAGTCTTTACTTGTACTTCCTTTGGGGGCTGATGCTGAAATTTTTGAAATGGTTTCTTCTATACGCAAAGAGACTGATAACTCGGTTGCTCTTACCTTGTTGATACCGTCCGCACGACAACATTTATTTCAAAGAGTGCCGGTTGATGATGTGCTGCTGGTTGATTCTACAAATCAGAATATCATTGGAGAAACTATCAGCATTTTTTTCAAGTTATATAATAAATCTTTCGATTTTGCAGTTGCTGCAAATAATGAAAGAATAACACCTTTTTCTTTTGCTGTGCCGAAGACGTATTTTTTTAATCGCGCCGGCGCGACCTGGTCAGATTTAAAAGAGGGACGCATGAACCTGTGGAAGCCTGCTTTTGCATTCTTGGTCGGGGAGCTTCTCGTCTGGATTTTGCTGCCTTTTATTTTGTGGAAAGCGTCTCAATATAAAAACCAACAGGAGAATGCGTGA
- a CDS encoding glycosyltransferase codes for MKILFAAPITYDRITLFISDYFSGLARASIRAGHDVRVVKTTENMYNPFIPRKLTNAYTAFRNRFKAVVDFPHDILLGTQLLREVEYFKPDLVIMHFIDTTYLDFFVKKIRQNGTKVLFWLGVHPDYVSEGIRRVLQEVGTVLYYDPEYTSFFKNELGINHISRLPLACEIEKFDRIHVDSHNSMKDRVDICFVGFIDKYREEILHALTEFKLGIWSWNFNGLDSNLKPFYKGAASGDAMIEIFKSSKIVVNAHRLFEKSGGNYRLFEICGASAFQLVDCRPGLAEYFVDGKEIVTFSSLDDLRQKVIYYLENDIERQRIAIAGYQRVCRDHTFANRMKKIIDIAREH; via the coding sequence ATGAAGATTCTTTTTGCCGCTCCTATCACTTATGATCGTATCACTTTGTTCATCAGTGATTATTTTTCTGGACTTGCGCGTGCTTCTATTCGTGCTGGCCATGATGTCCGCGTCGTTAAAACAACAGAAAATATGTATAACCCGTTTATTCCTCGTAAATTGACTAATGCGTATACTGCCTTTAGAAATCGGTTTAAAGCTGTTGTTGATTTTCCTCACGATATCCTTTTAGGGACTCAACTTCTAAGAGAAGTGGAGTATTTTAAACCTGATCTTGTTATAATGCATTTTATTGATACTACCTACCTAGATTTTTTTGTAAAAAAAATACGTCAAAATGGCACTAAAGTGCTGTTTTGGCTTGGGGTGCATCCTGATTATGTATCTGAAGGGATACGCAGAGTGTTGCAGGAAGTGGGCACAGTCCTTTATTATGATCCAGAATATACGTCCTTCTTCAAGAACGAGCTAGGGATAAATCATATTTCGCGACTTCCTTTGGCTTGTGAAATAGAAAAATTCGACAGGATTCATGTTGATTCTCACAATAGTATGAAAGACCGTGTCGATATTTGTTTTGTCGGTTTTATTGATAAGTACCGCGAAGAAATTTTGCACGCTTTGACGGAGTTTAAGCTTGGCATCTGGAGTTGGAATTTCAATGGTCTGGATTCAAACTTAAAACCTTTTTATAAAGGTGCTGCTTCAGGTGACGCAATGATAGAAATTTTTAAATCATCTAAAATCGTGGTCAATGCTCATCGCCTTTTTGAAAAGTCGGGTGGAAATTATCGTTTGTTTGAAATTTGTGGCGCCAGCGCTTTCCAGCTAGTTGATTGCAGACCCGGTCTTGCAGAGTATTTTGTTGATGGAAAAGAAATTGTCACTTTTTCATCACTTGATGATTTGCGACAGAAAGTAATCTATTACCTTGAAAATGACATAGAGCGTCAACGTATTGCCATTGCAGGTTATCAGCGTGTTTGCAGAGACCATACTTTCGCAAACAGAATGAAAAAAATCATTGACATTGCAAGGGAGCACTAA